The Bombus fervidus isolate BK054 chromosome 6, iyBomFerv1, whole genome shotgun sequence genome contains a region encoding:
- the LOC139988523 gene encoding nuclear receptor 2C2-associated protein — MTCLLKQYKFECRVSSVLNKNNRSYGKNYMFDNCPETCWNSDAGTLQWIIIEFEQEYEVSSFEIEFQGGFVGKNCHLEVGNKETKFHESFYPEDKNTIQIFILTNPIKAKTFKFVFNESTDFFGRIIIYKLSLHS, encoded by the exons ATGACGtgtttattaaaacaatataaattcgAGTGTCG GGTTAGTTCAGTTTTGAATAAGAATAATCGATCTTATGGGAAGAATTACATGTTCGATAATTGTCCTGAAACTTGTTGGAATTCTGACGCG GGAACTCTTCAGTGgataattattgaatttgaACAAGAATATGAAGTAAGttcatttgaaattgaatttcaaggTGGATTTGTTGGCAAAAATTGTCATTTAGAAGTTGGTAACAAAGAAACTAAATTTCATGAATCGTTTTATCCAGAAGACAAAAATacgatacaaattttcattttgacAAATCCAATAAAAGCAAaaacttttaaatttgtatttaatgaaAGTACAGATTTTTTTGgtagaattattatatacaaattatctTTACACTCATAA